The DNA window TAAAATTTCCCCGCGCATGAGCGGCGACCATGCCTCAAGCTGGATGCCGTTTTCCCGGCAAAACGCATGCAGCTCTTTTTGCGTGAGGCGCGGATGGTACTCGACTTGGTTGACCATTGGCTTGATTTCGCAATCGGCCAGTACATCTTGCAAATGATGGATTTGAAAATTGCTGACGCCAATTGCGCGCACATACCCATCTTTATATAGCTTTTCAAGCGCCTTGTACGTCTCTTTATATTTCCCTTTCACCGGCCAATGGACTAAGTACAAGTCAACGTAGTCAAAGCCGAGCTTTTTCAAGCTTGTATCAAACGCTTTTAGCGTCGTTTCGTATCCTTGGTCGGTGTTCCATACTTTCGTCGTCACAAATACTTGCTCGCGCGGAATGCCGGATTCACGGATCGCTTGCCCGACCCCTTCTTCGTTTTCGTAAAAAGCGGCCGTGTCAATATGGCGATAGCCAATTTCTAACGCGGTGCGCACCGCGCTTTTGACTTCCTCGCCCTCCTTTACTTTGTAGACGCCAAGGCCAACCCACGGCATTTGCACGCCGTTATGTAATACAGCGCAGTCTTGCAAACTGTTCACTCTTCTTCCCCCTCCAACATCGGTATAGCTTTATTATGGAAAAACGGCCAGGAAAAAGCAAAATATATGCACAAAAAGCGAGGGAACCATTCCCTCTCCTGACCATGGCACCCTTTTTTCAATCACTCAGCGATTTTGGTCATCGATCATTTCCCTTTTTTATTTCATCATCCTCCATCTGTATTTCAAAAGAAATCTACTCGTCATTTTCAACTTAGAGAACCATGAAAGGCAAAAAGGCGACAAGCGGCTTAAACCGCTATTTCTCATATTGCACAATAAACACCATTTACAAACCGTTAAAAGATTTATAAACACTTAACAATTATTTACATTCAATTTATTAACATTTCCCTTTTTCCCCCGTAGAATCATAATTGTGAATTTATTAAAAACGATGGAAGGGATGGTCAGTGATGGATCGCCGTTTATTTTTGAAATATGTAGGAAGCAGTACGGCAGCATTAGT is part of the Geobacillus sp. 46C-IIa genome and encodes:
- a CDS encoding aldo/keto reductase, with translation MNSLQDCAVLHNGVQMPWVGLGVYKVKEGEEVKSAVRTALEIGYRHIDTAAFYENEEGVGQAIRESGIPREQVFVTTKVWNTDQGYETTLKAFDTSLKKLGFDYVDLYLVHWPVKGKYKETYKALEKLYKDGYVRAIGVSNFQIHHLQDVLADCEIKPMVNQVEYHPRLTQKELHAFCRENGIQLEAWSPLMRGEILNEPTIVEIGKKYGKTPAQVVLRWDLQNGVVTIPKSVTPARIKENADLFDFSLTDEEMKRIDALNLNKRIGPDPDNFNF